Within the Malus sylvestris chromosome 4, drMalSylv7.2, whole genome shotgun sequence genome, the region TAGTGTGACAAACTGAGAAAGCACACAATATTTTCCTTAAAATGTATCTTGGAGGCTTACCATTTTTTGTATTACACCGTATAGATAATGAAATGATTGATGTAGTTTTGCTCACCGAGTCtggttttgattttgtattGATAGGCCAAAGTGTTCCACTATGGATCCATTAGCTTGATCGTGGAGCCGTGCAGATCGGCACATCTGAAGGCAATGGAGGTGGCTAAAGAAGCCGGTGCATTGCTCTCCTACGACCCAAACCTCCGGGAGGCGCTGTGGCCGTCGCGGGAAGAGGCAAAGAAGCAGATAATGAGCATATGGGATAAGGCCGATGTGATCAAGGTGAGTGATGTGGAGCTGGAGTTCCTTACAGGGAGCCCCAAGATTGATGATGCCAATGCCATGACTCTGTGGAGAGATAGCTTGAAGCTCCTCCTTGTCACGCTTGGTGAGAAGGGTTGCAGATACTACACCAAGGTCAGTTCCTTATGCGATCCAATTCAATTCTTTACCATTTTGTTGCACCTGCATATGCTTTGCTTAATTAGTTCTGAGTTTTTGACTTTTAGTCACGTTGGGCCTGGggtgggtgggggtggggtCTATGCCCATGATTTTGGTTGTGGACAAAGTAAGTTTGATTATATTTCTTGATATTAATGGAATCTTTATCTTATTCATTTGATGTTTTTGTTTtgcatattaaaaaaaggggtaaactgtcggtttaccccctgaactttcacctcactttcgatttcccccctgaacttttctattggaaaattaaggactcaaactaattttttttagccaatttgccccctaccgttagtttttcatatattccatccatatttccgttaagtgagaccatgtgcataacatgtgaggatagttaagtcatttcaatttaaaaatgattaaaaactgaaaataaataataataataattttccctctattttttcctgcTAATTCatatcctcaattttaattttccctctcattcctatgcatgagaaataacatatggtgttattgtcttcataagtagctaagttaatcttttttttgaagcatgtactaccatttttattttccgtaacaaattaataatttgacaaatgctcatggtgttattgtctccaaagcagtgcattaatataagaaacatgtccataaaaaagattagggtttcttatattaatgcactgctttggagacaatagcaccattagcatttgtcaaattattaatttgttagagaaaataaaaatggtagacaataacaccatatgtcatttctcatgcatagaaATGAGtgggaaaaataaaatcgaggataggaattagcgggaaaaaatagagggaaagttttgctttttttattattttcagttttttaatcatttttaagagtgaaataacttaactaccctcacatgttatgcacatggtctcacttaacggaaatatggatggaatatatgaaaaactaacggtatggggcaaattggctaaaaaaattagtttgagtccttaattttccaatggaaaagttcaggggggaaatcgaaagtgaggtgaaagttcagggggtaaaccgacagtttactctaAAAAAAGAGTTGCTATTGACACTCTACAAATGCCGTGGCCGTGCACCATTTATGTAACAAAGTAGAAATATTTCTAGTGTTATTATGTGGTAAAGCAGACATTTTTGAAGGAGTTAATATGTgttcaaaactattacaatagTTTAGAAAATTGGAGAGTTTCGAACCGGTGACGACGCATGGATAAAATTCAACACTATCCACTAGAATATTTAGTTTTGAGTTTAGAGGGGATGGGGTTTTGAAGCATGGGTGGACATCCAACTCCCTATCCACCAGGATATTGAGTTTTGTTTACGTTTTTTCTTGGAAACTTTAGGCATTTGGTTTGGTAATTGGGTTAAAAACTTAACTTGTGTACATTACTTGTAAAACAACAAATACAGAATTTCCGTGGAGTGGTGGAATCCTTCGACGTCAACGCCGTAGACACTACCGGCGCCGGTGATTCGTTTGTCGGTGCTCTCCTTGCGAAGATAGTCGATGACCACTCTATTCTTGAAGTAAGCTATACAGTTGACGATGATTTTATGCATCTTATAtgctatatatatttgaattatATTAATTTGGAAAGCTGATGAACGAATTTGGTTGGATTTGCAGGACGAGAAGAGGTTGAGGGAGGTACTGAAATTTGCAAATGCATGCGGAGCGATTACAACAACCAAGAAGGGAGCGATCCCCGCACTTCCCAACGAGTCTGAAGCCCTCACCCTCTACAAAGCAAATTAGAAGAAGGTGATGGATCTCAACAGCAACAAGAAGAAGAGGGGAATATCtgcctctttttatttttctttttatttctcctctttttttttctttttttttttatttgtcaagtttgTAGGAGCTTTTGTTTCgaattttgtgttttattggAGAGGGATTTTCCAGCATTGGTTTGGCTGCGTGTAATGATGGAAGTTGGAGGCTTAAGCATTGCCGAATAAGTAATATGATTTCTGATATTTCATCTTGTTCTTCTCATCAAATGAGAACCCAAATTCGATTGTTGGATAATAATCAACGATGAAAgataaatatataaagaaataaatttgaattatgctaataattaaataaataacaacACTGTATATTGAATAAACAAGATTGATATTTAAACAAACGAAgcgaagatcgaggcttgcgtattGCAATGTCTTTGAAATAATTTTGTAGGCGCTTGCTTCTCTAGAAATGAACAATCTAAACTAGGATTCCAACACCAAAAAACTTAGTTTCTAGCAAATTAATTACTAGGTCTCTCAGTATGCTTGctattgaagaaaaaatgattttcagtgGTTTGATTGATATGCAAATGCatgtaattataataattatatatctgTTCACAACATGTATGAGTTTAGGAGACGACTTGAATTGTACGAGTTTAAGAGCGACTGCTTAACAGAAAAGATGTGTCGATTTAGATATAAATGGAACATAAGACATATATTGTTGGTTGTTTAGCGTCGATTTAGCATCCAATGATAAAAGTGTTGCTTTAGTCAAAAAGttgtatttggtttttttttttttttggaaaataaaaGTTGTATTTGCTTTGCTTGCACATCCTTTCCCCTTTTCAAGCACATCTATTTGGGGCATTTGGAgcgaataaaaacaaaagataattaAGAAACGTGATGTGTATGGAAAAAAGGAGTGtacaaatcatttttttttttaagttaagcAATTTTAATTTGGATACTATTGGCGGAAAAGGATCTTTGCTGGCATCTTTTTTTGGGGATCTAGAAGATCCTGTAATCATGACCATTTGTTCTATATTGAGatgtcagaaattatttaaaatttaaaattaaatataaattatacctaatgaaaactgatcacataatatacgatgaacggtcatAATTCCAAGATCTACCGGATTCTCAGAAAAAAAATCTGGCGAGGAACCTTTTCCATTATTGGCACTCACATGTTACGTTTTTTTCAACcactttatatttatttatgatatatattatattaaataagAGTGAAAAATACGCCAGGTGGAAGTGCAAAACAGCAAAACAACAATTTCGGCCCCAACATGTAAAATGTGGACCGTTGGAAATCATGCCATATGATAACTTGGTTTTGTCCATATATAAAACAACTCGTGTCGTATAGGCAAACTAGCCAACTACTTGTGGAGAGATTTATAGTATGTCGGAAATAgatagtacatcacgtgtcattatacaattgAGTTGATATGCctaatattttacaaaaaaaattcaaaggttCAATATCTACAATAAGttctaacaattttttttgtttgtagtgAATCGGTAAATATTATTGACATTCATTGATTTTTCTATCTCTCGCCGATATATGGTGAAGTTTACATTTCCACCCTCATTTTCCATATCGATCATTGACTTTTcggatattttgacgaaaatatcGACAATTTTGTGAATATTTTAGTCATTGCTAATTAGTGATTAAGcatgaattttcttttggtgaTTTCCTTAATTAGAGAGATACGCTCATGAAgaaccataaaaaataaataaaaacttttaTAGGTTATCTTCAAATTTTTATGCCAAATTGTAAATTAATGAATGTACATCAAGTCAAGCTTGGTGAGTTTGATTATCTATGGTAATTCTTTTTCctccaacataaaaaaaaaattaagacaaaataaaatgtttctAACCAAAGAGCCAAGTGCTCTGTCCAACTCTAAATAAATCAAAGATCCTTTCCTTTATCCAACAAGTACACCCCAAGACCCTTGTCAAATGCCAAAGCAATCTGAACATATCAATGGTGAAAAACTCGtttttggaaaaagaaagtGTCAGGTCAACTTATATAGACTTTCTTAAATTGTGTGACAACTCACATGCAGAAATGGATGATTTCACTAGCCATAACGCATAGGATATTTTAAACGTGAAATGCAATTCATGAAAAAACCTGGCTTGAGATGAAGCAAAACCATTTGCACTTTAATCTTCAATGACCCAGACTTTAATACCAAGCATTCTAAAGTCTAATCTCTAATGAAAATTGATCTAAAGAACATGTGTGATAAATGATTACAGGTTTGACAAAGAAAGTCAAAAAACTACTAAGTTTGAACTtcacaacaacaaaataaattattaaaccaCATGATGTGGTTTAAAAagataaagggaactttaatgaaaagtttttggtactgttcactttaacgaaaaaccatatttttacactaaaaggtcaatcctggtactattcactttaccatttattttgtcattttcgttaaaactcaaagttgttgcctttttcattagttttcctaaagaTAAAAGCAATAAAATGAGACTACATGATTTAAACCacattttgtaaatcaaatgatgtgacaATAAAATAAGACTCCTTAAtttaaagaatttaaaaaagaaGACCAACCATCAACAACCGCATCATGTGGCCAAATATAAAAGCCTGCATATAGAATCTTGTTCTCTTGGTCGCCAAGTGACCAAAGATTCATGCTCGCTCACCCTTTAATTTAATATCAAGGGTTgagattaaaacattaaaaGAACATTCATTTATTCTCTATCCCTGATATCAAATTCAAGGGCGAGTCACAAACATTCCTCCGTCACGGGATGACCAAGAGAACATTTTTGCTACATATAAAAGAGCAATAAACTGTAAATGCAagacaaaatatatgtaaattcCTTGTGACAAAATATATTCTTACTTAAACTCCTTTACAAGTATCTTTAGTATCGCTCATAACAAGGATTCTTGGACGATGTTTGAGCATGGTGAGAGAAAGTAGTAAAACAGGTTATTTTAGAACGCAATAGTTTGCGGTTTTAGTTCGCTAACCTCCATCTGCAAAGGCCTCCAAGCACGCTTGCACCTTTCCCATCTCCCCTGCATATGAGCCAAAAATGCCTCTGCCCATTTTTCCTTGCCCCCTCTCATGCTAAGATCGTAGGGCACCGAGAAACTATTCAACCAATCAACAAAAATCAAATCTCAGTGATAACGGATACTAAAGCGTGTCTCTGTGAACTTAGCGAAGAAAGCTTTGgtgatttaacacaatacgttgaaatgaaggaaaacttatttattgatatccccgataagttacaaatatatacatatacttgagtcaaaataaacaaacaagagggagccttcacaaaggttgcttaggagaagtctcggcagtcggtagagccccagaaagagaaggcaccggagggggatcattcggagcctcagtactggacagaaccctagaaggaggaggcatcagaggttgatcatttggagcttcattacgcggtacagccccagaagacgaaggcaataaatgcctttggaacaaacccacaaatctctgatgatcaagtaaaacctgaccatcagattccttcatctggtcaagcttcctcttcatgtttgtagcatagtcatgtgcgagccggtgcaactgtttattctcatgcttgagccctctaatctcttgtttgagactcatcacttcagccgccaatgattcaacttggcgggttcgagcaaataggcgttgggtcatattagacacagaacctgcacactgaacactaagagccagagaatccttaacagccaactcatcagaccgtttggaaagtagtctgttatctttgggagtgagaaggttcctggccactaccgcagcggtcatatcattcttcatcacggaatccccaacggtaagaggaccagtaggggagacgaaagatgggcgccatatgttgtctggagaaggcggggctgcctcttcaacaagattcaagtcaaaacgacggtcggaggggccagacattttcaaaggtgtagaagagagaagaggtcggacaaatcaagatcttagaagtgcaagaatggagcttctactggtggatattcaagtgtgctttggaacttaatgtcagcctctataaaaatctgcactcgacgaagcttcagaaatcgaagaagcgcctactcagaaatcgaagaggcgtttgctttctcaaaagctgggctgctcagagactaCGAGGgtcaatctcagaaatcgaagaggcgtttgctttctcaaaagctgggctgctcaaagaccacgaaggccgatctcagaaatcgaagaggtttgctttctcaaaagctgggctgctcagagaccacgagggccgatctcagaaatcgaagaggtttgctttctcaaaagctgggctgctcagagaccacgagggccgatctcagaaatcgaagaggcacctacttttccagccttgtcagcacctgtcacacgcacactcagctttgcggaaattatggacattccgtcgaagatttctggcgaagtagaaagcacatgaatcgtactgttcaatcacccacttcccacacgcaacagtagctcatgggtaccacatataactttgccaaagttctctgacaaagttgagactacttttccagccttgtcagcacctgtcacacgcacactcagctttgcggaaattatgggcattctgtcgaa harbors:
- the LOC126619311 gene encoding probable fructokinase-1; this encodes MANNGVPQTGKGMIVSFGEMLIDFVPTESGVSLAEAPGFLKAPGGAPANVAIAVARLGGKAAFVGKLGDDEFGHMLAGILKQYGVAGEGISFDQGARTALAFVTLRADGEREFMFYRNPSADMLLKPDELNIELIKSAKVFHYGSISLIVEPCRSAHLKAMEVAKEAGALLSYDPNLREALWPSREEAKKQIMSIWDKADVIKVSDVELEFLTGSPKIDDANAMTLWRDSLKLLLVTLGEKGCRYYTKNFRGVVESFDVNAVDTTGAGDSFVGALLAKIVDDHSILEDEKRLREVLKFANACGAITTTKKGAIPALPNESEALTLYKAN